GCATTGGTTTTCTACGTCAGTTCAACTGTATCAGCACAATGACATAGGTCGCTGTAAGTCCACCAAgctgtaaaaatataaaaaaaaacaatgattttgaGGACAACCCATCTGATTACCGTTATAAAAATACCACAGCATAAAACGAGAGGTCCAGCTCAATTATCCTCCAGGCTTTGAACATATTCTCCTGAAGAAGCAGTTGATCGGAAAATTTTTCCATCTAGATgaggaaaataataaatttccaatattttttttcttaaatgaactTTGCTACAAAATGATGACTCACCAGTATGAAGGTTTCCTTTGATGAGTATTGGCATAAAATAAGCTCCATTTGCTTTATCTacgaaacatgaaattttaaattgaatttttgttggCTGCTTATCTGCATGACTCAGTGGCATAATAACATACCTCGTTTTTAAGTAAACTTTGGGTATACAAGATCACAACCGATTTGTAAAGATGCAATGCAATCCAAACGGCTTGAAGAGTCAAGTGCATCGACTGGCTTTTCATACTATCTGAGCCTCCTTCATAAACCAGATAGGATTCGTACAAACCAGTAATAGAAGCAGTAATAATACTGAAAAGCTCTACAAAAAGGACGAATCCGAAGGACTTCAGTACTTCCGAGGCAATTTCGGCTGTGATCCTCTGGGTGTGCAGTAAACATTCCAACTGTTTTGTGCAAACGTTGGTCCC
This sequence is a window from Uranotaenia lowii strain MFRU-FL chromosome 3, ASM2978415v1, whole genome shotgun sequence. Protein-coding genes within it:
- the LOC129756229 gene encoding uncharacterized protein LOC129756229 translates to MIIGSFYTSDRYKSFMADFSQVADSLRRYGARLDLGKVWCLHNWNLGIATFIVTNFIIIDFIKKHFWKAMISICCDISPTILTILFLSQYFGGLTLISEALRCTNCLLRTTHRGTNVCTKQLECLLHTQRITAEIASEVLKSFGFVLFVELFSIITASITGLYESYLVYEGGSDSMKSQSMHLTLQAVWIALHLYKSVVILYTQSLLKNEIKQMELILCQYSSKETFILMEKFSDQLLLQENMFKAWRIIELDLSFYAVLGGLTATYVIVLIQLN